In Aspergillus flavus chromosome 3, complete sequence, one genomic interval encodes:
- a CDS encoding fumarylacetoacetate hydrolase codes for MTVTSSFVSHPLPIPHDSPFPVSNIPFGIFSTAEDPTPRPGAAIGDYVIDLFRVANRGALTIDYADGAQDIFREPTLNRFAALPRPVRSKIRKDIQALIVNADSPLYNQTDQAKLLIPRVAVSMHLPFSMGGFTDYTCSLEHVTNVGRVAGFGDIPPSFRNQPLAYNGRASSVVPSGTPIQRPYGVRADGLYPCQKLDYEVELGMFISTKIPIGEHIPASRARDYIFGFVLLNDWSARDVQFAEMIPLGPFNGKSCGTSISTWVVTMDALEEAGAIVPATADVATEGKFTSNPFLKCAEDVSIDVSTFISRGESHRTPISRSNLKHTYWSPFQMIAHHTSAGCGLAPGDLIGTGTLSSSAKQASEDLEQASTGLERLGCIHELTAGGKNPVQLANDLSLVWLQDNDEIALEGWAGEGNSRIGFGQVVGRVAPVAEVPDMVTAAST; via the exons ATGACTGTCACATCAAGCTTCGTTTCTCATCCACTCCCCATACCACACGACTCTCCGTTCCCAGTGTCAAATATACCTTTTGGCATTTTCAGCACTGCGGAGGAT CCCACACCACGCCCAGGAGCTGCGATTGGCGACTATGTGATCGATTTATTTCGCGTCGCAAACCGAGGTGCTCTGACTATCGACTACGCCGATGGAGCACAAGATATCTTCCGCGAG CCGACGCTCAACCGCTTCGccgctcttcctcgtcctgtCCGGTCTAAGATCCGGAAGGACATCCAGGCGTTGATTGTAAACGCGGATTCACCATTATACAATCAGACAGATCAGGCAAAGTTACTCATTCCGAGAGTAGCAGTATCAATGCACCTTCCGTTCTCCATGGGCGGATTCACAGACTACACCTGCTCTCTAGAGCATGTCACCAAT GTTGGTCGCGTAGCAGGCTTCGGCGACATCCCCCCCAGCTTCCGCAACCAACCACTAGCTTACAACGGCCGCGCCTCATCAGTAGTCCCAAGTGGCACTCCAATCCAGCGCCCATACGGCGTCCGCGCCGATGGACTCTACCCCTGCCAGAAACTAGACTACGAGGTCGAACTTGGCATGTTCATCTCGACCAAGATACCCATTGGCGAACATATCCCGGCATCCCGCGCGCGAGACTACATATTCGGCTTCGTTCTGCTGAATGACTGGAGTGCCAGAGATGTTCAGTTCGCAGAGATGATTCCTCTAGGACCATTTAACGGTAAGAGCTGTGGAACGAGCATCTCGACCTGGGTCGTGACGATGGATGCGCTTGAAGAAGCGGGTGCTATTGTTCCTGCTACAGCGGATGTCGCTACGGAGGGGAAGTTCACGTCGAATCCGTTCTTGAAATGTGCGGAGGATGTCTCGATTGATGTGTCGACTTTCATTTCTA GAGGGGAGAGTCATCGGACGCCGATTAGTAGGAGTAACTTGAAGCATACATATTGGTCACCGTTCCAAATGATTGCGCATCATACCTCGGCTGGGTGTGGACTTGCTCCTGGAGATCTAATTGGAACAGGGACACTTTCTTCATCAGCCAAACAAGCGAGTGAGGATTTGGAGCAAGCGTCAACTGGTCTAGAGCGACTTGGGTGTATTCATGAATTGACGGCGGGCGGGAAGAACCCAGTTCAACTTGCAAATGACTTGTCATTGGTCTGGTTGCAGGACAACGATGAGATTGCATTGGAGGGATGGGCTGGTGAAGGAAATTCTCGCATTGGCTTTGGTCAAGTGGTCGGTAGGGTTGCTCCTGTCGCGGAGGTACCGGATATGGTTACAGCCGCATCTACCTGA
- a CDS encoding Alpha/Beta hydrolase protein — MPPPVQVAYKRIGKPTVGENGYVDFQPGKTEVLPKGWNGFNAKPLISDIRVEHDVEIVVRDGARLYVDIYRPADTTEKVPAVLSWSFYGKKYSALDMLPMCVWNCCVPRTDLSGLEKFEGLDPQSWCPKGYAIVSVDTRGAGNSDGQICVMGSQDAEDGYDVVEAIAAMDWCNGSIGMAGNSALAIAQWFIAAQQPPSLKAIAPWEGLGDLYREQFCRGGWFFMSNFDLIAQRIVRGPENSGLEDYEEMYRRSPVSNAFWADKRVDMTKIQCPAYIRGSDVSSIHTMGSVRGYLEIPHDKKWIHWGSKQEWYELYSEPESMEELTVFFDRYLKGIENGWEKTPKVRWSALQFGDREAIDNIVLEDFPVPSTEYRNLYLGGNQQLLSTATTDYSTVSYDSESRASIAEFNYTFEKPSRLIGLPKAILYVSAEEQDDFTVFVILRKKDKDGKALMHLNFPFHATPVKSIAEIPEKDQASLNLHLGSVGILRASHRVIDSTKSIHPQFPFHPHLKQEKIEPGTVTKLEIGIWAMGVDFDAGESISLQIGGQYPSIAKDITSFSKPRPAYELNKGKHTVHFGGEYPSSVILPFI, encoded by the exons ATGCCTCCTCCCGTACAAGTCGCATATAAGAGGATCGGCAAACCAACAGTAGGCGAAAACGGATATGTCGACTTCCAACCAGGGAAAACCGAAGTCCTTCCTAAAGGCTGGAACGGCTTCAACGCGAAACCCTTGATAAGTGACATTCGGGTCGAACATGACGTCGAAATTGTGGTCCGCGACGGCGCCCGACTTTACGTTGATATATATCGCCCGGCAGATACAACCGAGAAGGTCCCCGCAGTCCTGAGCTGGTCATTCTACGGCAAGAAATACAGTGCATTGGATATGTTACCAATGTGCGTATGGAATTGTTGTGTTCCGCGGACCGACCTAAGCGGCCTGGAAAAGTTCGAGGGACTGGACCCCCAATCATGGTGCCCGAAGGGTTACGCGATCGTGAGTGTGGACACACGTGGCGCTGGTAATAGCGACGGGCAGATCTGTGTGATGGGCAGTCAGGATGCGGAAGATGGTTACGATGTCGTCGAGGCAATCGCTGCCATGGATTGGTGTAATGGGTCCATCGGTATGGCCGGTAACTCTGCGCTGGCGATTGCTCAGTGGTTTATCGCTGCCCAGCAGCCCCCGTCATTGAAGGCAATTGCTCCTTGGGAGGGGTTGGGCGATCTTTATCGCGAGCAGTTCTGCCGTGGTGGGTGGTTTTTCATGAGCAATTTTGATCTCATTGCTCAGAGGATCGTTCGAGGACCAGAGAATTCCGGACTGGAGGATTATGAGGAAATGTACCGCCGATCGCCTGTTTCGAATGCTTTCTGGGCCGACAAGCGAGTAGATATGACGAAGATTCAGTGTCCAGCTTATATTCGTGGTTCGGATGTGAGCTCGATTCATACCATGGGTTCCGTTCGTGGCTATCTCGAAATCCCACACGACAAGAAGTGGATCCATTGGGGAAGCAAGCAGGAGTGGTACGAGCTGTATAGTGAGCCTGAGTCAATGGAAGAACTCACTGTCTTCTTTGACCGCTATCTCAAAGGCATCGAGAATGGCTGGGAAAAGACTCCTAAAGTTCGTTGGTCTGCTTTGCAATTTGGAGACCGTGAGGCCATCGACAACATCGTTCTAGAGGACTTCCCTGTTCCGTCAACAGAGTACCGGAACTTATACCTCGGGGGCAACCAGCAGCTTCTAAGCACAGCTACCACCGACTATTCCACTGTCTCATATGATTCCGAGAGCAGAGCCAGCATTGCCGAGTTCAATTATACCTTCGAGAAACCTTCACGCTTAATTGGATTGCCAAAAGCAATCCTATACGTGTCCGCCGAGGAGCAGGATGACTTTACGGTGTTCGTCATTCTACGCAAGAAAGATAAGGATGGAAAAGCATTGATGCACCTCAACTTCCCGTTCCACGCTACACCTGTTAAGTCAATTGCCGAAATCCCTGAAAAGGACCAAGCGAGTCTGAATCTACACCTAGGATCCGTTGGAATCCTCCGTGCCTCTCATCGTGTGATTGACTCGACGAAGAGTATACACCCGCAATTTCCCTTCCATCCACATTtgaagcaggagaagataGAGCCAGGGACGGTCACGAAGCTCGAAATCGGTATCTGGGCAATGGGGGTAGACTTCGATGCTGGAGAGTCTATTAGTTTGCAG ATTGGCGGCCAGTATCCTAGCATTGCGAAGGATATTACATCCTTTTCCAAGCCCCGTCCGGCGTATGAGCTTAATAAAGGGAAGCACACTGTCCATTTTGGTGGAGAGTATCCCAGCAGTGTTATCCTTCCATTTATTTGA
- a CDS encoding putative L-kynurenine/alpha-aminoadipate aminotransferase: MALSAVPITPTVHPFSDSKMYERQHNPFSKSMQHHFSTESKGFSGSSLKKLGARLDSRKVISLGTRRPIADFYPWESLTFRGMVPHSPSSSGTGVETAESTITEYSDTYNLSNGLNYGPTVGSPSLIRFLNEHVDIMHHPSYADWSVNLTSESTAALEIAFRIFCNKGDTVLAERLTYPGAIEGANLLGRRFEGLEMDGEGLTPEALRKALREWDLSRGPKPRVLYTVPTEIRRAIYDIAEEHDMIIIEDDPYYFLRMGAYQPGQEGPANNSDLPSYLSLDRSGRVVRLDSVSKILAPGLRAGWVTANTQIIEKFIAYQEITTVKVNGPLQLMLWSLLEQTWGHQIFYSWLEHISSAYRTRRDALLHACDQHLPRNICIWDPPEYGMFLWLRLNWEKHPLFRIEMEEAERDDFLSEIAKRINNNAIENGVQVTKGLLFASNQKPNGELQFRLTFAAAPAEQFEQALKALGDAVRQEFGFICK; the protein is encoded by the exons ATGGCCTTATCAGCCGTTCCGATTACTCCGACTGTTCATCCTTTCTCCGATTCGAAGATGTATGAACGGCAACACAAC CCGTTCTCCAAATCAATGCAACACCATTTCAGCACAGAAAGCAAAGGTTTCTCTGGCTCGTCCCTCAAGAAGCTCGGCGCACGACTGGATAGTCGTAAGGTCATCTCTCTTGGAACTAGGAGACCAATCGCCGATTTCTACCCATGGGAATCTTTGACGTTTCGAGGAATGGTACCTCATTCACCATCATCTAGTGGTACTGGTGTGGAAACGGCGGAGAGTAcgattacggagtacagcgACACATACAACCTATCCAACGGGTTAAACTATGGACCGACAGTTGGGTCACCATCCCTCATTCGGTTTCTCAATGAGCATGTGGATATCATGCACCATCCATCATATGCAGACTGGAGTGTCAATTTGACCTCTGAGTCGACAGCTGCTCTAGAAATTGCCTTCCGCATCTTCTGTAACAAGGGAGATACGGTTCTGGCCGAGCGACTCACGTACCCTGGAGCGATTGAAGGGGCGAATTTATTAGGTCGGAGATTCGAGGGTTTGGAAATGGACGGGGAAGGCCTTACACCGGAGGCTTTGCGAAAGGCTCTGCGTGAGTGGGATTTATCTCGAGGGCCTAAGCCTCGTGTGCTGTATACCGTTCCCACAG AGATACGACGAGCCATTTACGACATCGCCGAGGAACATGACATGATTATCATTGAAGATGACCCATACTACTTTCTTCGGATGGGAGCATATCAGCCCGGCCAAGAAGGCCCAGCAAATAATTCTGACCTCCCGTCCTATCTCTCCCTCGATCGATCCGGCCGTGTCGTCCGTCTCGATTCAGTGTCTAAGATCTTAGCCCCTGGTCTACGAGCAGGCTGGGTTACTGCAAACACACAGATTATTGAGAAGTTTATTGCCTACCAAGAGATCACTACTGTGAAAGTCAACGGGCCATTACAATTGATGCTATGGTCGCTACTAGAACAAACATGGGGCCATCAAATCTTTTACTCCTGGTTAGAGCATATATCCTCGGCCTATCGCACCCGGCGGGATGCACTGTTGCATGCTTGCGATCAACATCTGCCACGGAATATTTGTATCTGGGACCCACCGGAATATGGTATGTTCTTGTGGCTTCGCCTGAACTGGGAGAAGCATCCTTTGTTCAGGATCGAGATGGAAGAAGCGGAGAGGGACGACTTCCTGTCTGAGATCGCTAAGAGAATTAACAATAATGCAATTGAGAATGGAGTGCAGGTTACAAAGGGATTACTCTTTGCTTCTAACCAGAAGCCCAATGGCGAACTGCAGTTTCGGTTGACGTTTGCGGCTGCTCCTGCGGAACAATTCGAACAGGCTTTGAAGGCTTTGGGGGATGCTGTGAGACAGGAGTTTGGGTTTATTTGCAAATAG